Proteins from a single region of Cytophagaceae bacterium:
- a CDS encoding TonB-dependent receptor: protein MKSNIWILLLCVNFFNAFSQDSTIHELKELTVSANIVGTEIRSTGRNITSIPKSIIEAAPVKTLDGILQYAQNVDVRSRSSFGVQADISIRGGHYDQTLILVDGVKVNDPQTGHHSLNIPLNISQIEKIEVMQGGASRVYGPNAFSGVINIITKKIDRQSAQIGIMGGQHGLFGGNISAQTIKKGLGVRINGDYGQSGGYIANTQYNKYSLGLLISKVYKNGSLDLNSGLFSNHFGASNFYHPKFSRQYEEVGSGLFSVNWNHNFSNKVSGSFIGSNRMHHDMYDFDKYRDTTLKAFLNFHQTKVADIEYKLRYLGKNSKSAVGWAFRNEDVLSNRLGDIITDKVKIKNYEGLFYDKSKSRSNLSMFIEHQRKLKNATISAGTLLNYNSNFGYAWYPGLDIALPISGKYSVYASTNRSLRYPTFTELYLNNSTVKADPKLKPEKAWTHEIGLKYFGKNTSGTISIFYKKMEDAIDKVKRPEISVPTMENIQNINMAGVDFSYKIKLASNPNQFLQNLTFNYAYLIADRKEENFQSFYTLNFLRHKASVGVDLLPLKNTTMAIWYTFKKREGTYQWDNTRAPEFYKPVHLIDLRLKHQFKKHSLFFDINNLLNYKYYEFGFVQQPGIWASGGIILNF, encoded by the coding sequence ATGAAATCTAATATTTGGATACTATTACTATGTGTTAATTTTTTTAACGCTTTTTCACAAGATTCCACCATTCATGAACTAAAAGAACTTACCGTTTCGGCTAATATTGTAGGCACTGAGATCAGGAGTACAGGACGTAATATCACTTCAATTCCAAAATCAATTATCGAGGCAGCACCTGTAAAAACCCTGGACGGGATTTTGCAATATGCTCAAAATGTGGATGTTCGCTCAAGATCTTCCTTTGGTGTACAGGCCGATATCAGTATTAGAGGAGGGCATTATGACCAAACCTTGATTTTGGTCGATGGTGTAAAAGTCAATGATCCGCAAACCGGCCATCACAGTTTAAATATCCCTTTGAATATCAGTCAGATAGAAAAAATAGAGGTAATGCAGGGCGGTGCATCCAGAGTTTATGGTCCCAATGCATTTTCTGGCGTAATCAATATTATTACAAAAAAAATTGACAGACAATCTGCCCAGATTGGCATTATGGGAGGCCAGCATGGGCTTTTTGGTGGCAATATTTCTGCACAAACCATAAAAAAAGGCTTAGGAGTTAGAATAAATGGAGATTATGGACAGTCTGGTGGATATATTGCTAATACCCAGTACAATAAATATTCTTTGGGATTATTGATTTCAAAGGTTTATAAAAACGGCAGCCTTGATCTAAATTCAGGTTTGTTTTCCAATCATTTCGGGGCATCAAATTTTTATCATCCCAAATTTAGCCGCCAGTACGAAGAGGTAGGCTCGGGTTTGTTCTCGGTCAATTGGAATCACAATTTTTCAAATAAAGTATCTGGAAGTTTCATAGGGAGCAATCGTATGCATCATGATATGTATGACTTTGACAAATATCGTGACACCACCTTAAAAGCTTTTTTGAATTTTCACCAAACCAAAGTAGCCGATATTGAATATAAGCTTCGCTACCTGGGCAAAAACTCAAAAAGTGCAGTGGGTTGGGCATTTAGAAACGAAGATGTGCTCTCAAACAGGTTGGGAGACATAATTACTGACAAAGTAAAAATCAAAAACTATGAGGGTTTGTTTTATGATAAATCAAAAAGCAGATCAAATCTGAGCATGTTTATTGAACACCAGAGAAAATTGAAAAATGCCACAATATCTGCAGGTACATTGCTAAACTATAATTCCAATTTTGGTTATGCATGGTATCCAGGACTGGATATTGCGTTGCCGATTTCAGGGAAATATTCAGTTTATGCTTCTACCAACCGCTCCTTGCGGTATCCAACATTTACCGAACTTTACCTCAATAATTCGACCGTTAAGGCTGATCCAAAATTAAAGCCCGAAAAAGCCTGGACTCACGAAATTGGCCTGAAATATTTCGGAAAAAACACAAGTGGAACAATATCAATATTTTACAAAAAAATGGAGGATGCAATTGATAAGGTAAAACGACCTGAAATTTCGGTTCCAACCATGGAGAATATCCAGAATATCAATATGGCGGGGGTTGATTTTAGCTATAAAATCAAGCTGGCATCAAATCCTAACCAGTTTCTTCAAAACCTTACCTTCAACTATGCTTATTTGATTGCTGACAGAAAAGAAGAAAACTTTCAGTCATTTTATACTTTAAATTTTTTAAGACACAAAGCTTCCGTTGGAGTTGATTTATTGCCTTTGAAAAACACGACCATGGCAATTTGGTACACCTTCAAAAAAAGAGAAGGAACGTACCAGTGGGACAACACCCGGGCTCCGGAATTTTATAAACCTGTACACCTGATTGATCTCCGTCTCAAGCATCAGTTTAAGAAGCATTCTTTGTTTTTTGATATTAATAATTTGCTTAATTATAAATACTATGAGTTTGGTTTTGTACAGCAACCTGGTATATGGGCATCAGGCGGAATAATTCTGAATTTTTGA
- a CDS encoding 6-carboxytetrahydropterin synthase, producing MIQITRREHFNAAHRLFNPKWSEEKNWEVFGICSRVHGHNWQLFVTVEGEIDQDHGWVMDLKVLRDIMREHVTNKFDHSYLNDNKEYFEGIMPSVENFAIVIFNILEPILKSQFGVKLIKVKLIETENHSAEYFGK from the coding sequence ATGATACAAATCACAAGGAGAGAGCACTTTAACGCTGCACACCGACTTTTTAATCCAAAATGGTCAGAAGAAAAAAACTGGGAAGTATTTGGGATTTGCTCAAGAGTTCATGGACACAACTGGCAACTGTTTGTGACTGTAGAAGGTGAGATCGATCAGGATCATGGTTGGGTAATGGATTTAAAGGTGTTGCGTGATATTATGCGTGAGCATGTAACCAATAAATTTGATCATTCCTACCTCAACGACAATAAGGAATATTTTGAAGGAATCATGCCAAGTGTTGAGAATTTTGCAATAGTTATTTTCAATATTCTGGAACCAATTCTAAAATCTCAATTTGGGGTGAAATTAATAAAAGTGAAACTCATAGAAACTGAAAATCATTCAGCTGAATATTTTGGGAAATAA
- the lpxB gene encoding lipid-A-disaccharide synthase: MKYFIIAGEKSGDMHAANLVLALKEKQPGVIVYGWGGDKMKAAGVNIIKNYAELAFMGFWEVLKNIGKIIGFLNLAKEHIETVKPDAIILVDYAGFNMKIAKWAKAKGYKVIYYIAPKAWAWRESRAVAIQKYVDLLLLIFPFEKAFFDKYHVNSVYVGNPLFDEIQEFRPDPDFKTKNQIDKKPIVALLPGSRKQEIENMMSLMIQLAEQFPQFHWVVAGVKSVPKDIYGYAGNKFKIICNETYNILSVAKVAIVTSGTATLETALFKVPQVVVYKTSGISYEIAKRLVKIPYISLVNLVAEKEVVKELIQGDFNEEKLKIELKKLISNTIFVENQLSDYNNIIEKLGGKGASEMAAFEIDKFLKTQIL, encoded by the coding sequence ATGAAATATTTTATCATAGCCGGAGAAAAATCGGGTGACATGCATGCCGCCAATCTTGTGCTTGCTTTAAAGGAAAAGCAGCCAGGAGTGATTGTTTACGGATGGGGTGGAGATAAAATGAAAGCAGCAGGTGTAAATATCATAAAAAACTATGCTGAACTGGCCTTTATGGGATTTTGGGAAGTTCTCAAAAATATCGGCAAGATTATCGGATTTCTCAATCTGGCTAAAGAACATATCGAAACTGTAAAGCCAGATGCCATAATTTTGGTCGATTATGCCGGTTTTAATATGAAGATTGCAAAATGGGCAAAAGCTAAGGGTTACAAGGTAATTTATTATATCGCTCCAAAAGCCTGGGCATGGAGGGAATCGAGAGCTGTGGCTATTCAGAAATATGTTGACCTTTTACTTCTTATTTTTCCATTCGAAAAGGCCTTTTTTGATAAATATCATGTCAATTCGGTATATGTAGGGAATCCACTCTTTGATGAAATTCAGGAGTTTCGCCCTGATCCTGATTTCAAAACCAAAAATCAAATCGATAAAAAGCCGATTGTGGCTTTATTGCCGGGAAGCCGAAAACAGGAAATTGAAAATATGATGAGTCTGATGATTCAACTTGCAGAGCAATTTCCTCAGTTTCATTGGGTAGTGGCAGGTGTTAAATCGGTTCCAAAGGATATTTATGGTTATGCGGGAAACAAATTTAAGATTATCTGCAATGAAACCTACAATATTTTGTCTGTTGCGAAAGTAGCAATAGTAACATCAGGAACAGCAACGCTTGAGACAGCTTTGTTTAAAGTGCCACAGGTGGTAGTATATAAAACCAGCGGGATTTCTTATGAAATTGCCAAAAGATTGGTAAAAATTCCCTACATTTCGCTTGTTAATCTTGTAGCCGAAAAAGAAGTAGTCAAAGAGCTTATTCAGGGAGATTTTAATGAAGAAAAACTTAAAATTGAACTTAAAAAGTTGATTTCTAATACTATTTTTGTCGAAAATCAGTTATCTGATTACAATAATATTATTGAAAAATTAGGCGGAAAAGGTGCATCAGAAATGGCTGCATTTGAAATTGACAAGTTTTTAAAAACACAAATCTTATAG
- the sufB gene encoding Fe-S cluster assembly protein SufB produces MSKDMELLEELTSSDYKYGFYTDIEADEAPPGLDESTVRFISAKKKEPEWMLEWRLKAYKEWLKLTEPTWPNVTYHKPDFQAIKYYSAPKRQKKIDSLDEVDPELRKTFERLGISLKEQERLTGVAVDAVIDSVSVATTFREKLGEKGIIFCSISEAIHNHPELVKKYLGSVVPVKDNFYAALNSAVFSDGSFCYIPKGVRCPMELSTYFRINAAGTGQFERTMIIADEGSYVSYLEGCTAPSRDENQLHAAVVEIFCHEKAEVKYSTVQNWYPGDKEGKGGVYNFVTKRGLCFGDNSKISWTQVETGSAVTWKYPSVVLKGDNSIGEFYSVAVTNNYQQADTGTKMIHLGKNTKSRIVSKGISAGKSQNSYRGLVEISKRASNARNYSQCDSMLLGDRCGAHTFPYIECNNSTATVEHEATTSKIGEDQLFYCNQRGIDSETAVALIINGYAKEVLNQLPMEFAVEAQKLLEISLEGSVG; encoded by the coding sequence ATGAGCAAAGACATGGAATTGTTGGAGGAACTTACCTCCTCAGATTATAAATATGGATTCTATACTGACATCGAAGCCGACGAAGCACCTCCCGGCCTTGATGAAAGTACAGTAAGGTTTATTTCAGCCAAAAAGAAAGAGCCGGAATGGATGCTGGAGTGGCGTCTGAAGGCTTATAAAGAATGGTTAAAACTGACCGAACCCACCTGGCCCAATGTGACCTATCATAAACCTGACTTTCAGGCAATTAAATATTATTCTGCCCCAAAACGACAAAAGAAAATTGACAGCCTGGATGAAGTTGACCCTGAATTGAGGAAGACTTTCGAAAGATTGGGTATTTCGCTCAAAGAACAGGAGAGACTTACTGGCGTTGCAGTTGATGCCGTGATTGACTCAGTTTCGGTTGCCACTACTTTCAGAGAAAAATTAGGAGAAAAAGGCATAATTTTTTGCTCCATTTCTGAAGCCATTCACAATCATCCCGAACTGGTAAAAAAATATTTGGGCTCAGTAGTGCCAGTGAAAGACAACTTTTATGCGGCTCTTAACTCAGCGGTATTTTCTGACGGTTCATTTTGTTATATTCCCAAAGGCGTGCGTTGCCCTATGGAGTTGTCCACTTATTTCCGTATCAATGCGGCAGGTACCGGGCAGTTTGAACGTACTATGATTATTGCTGACGAAGGCTCCTATGTGAGTTATCTGGAAGGCTGTACCGCCCCAAGTCGGGACGAAAACCAATTGCATGCTGCAGTGGTGGAGATTTTCTGCCATGAAAAAGCGGAAGTGAAATATTCGACAGTGCAAAACTGGTATCCCGGTGATAAAGAAGGAAAAGGTGGTGTTTATAATTTTGTAACTAAAAGAGGATTGTGTTTTGGAGATAATTCAAAAATTTCCTGGACTCAAGTGGAAACAGGATCAGCAGTGACCTGGAAATACCCGTCTGTGGTATTGAAAGGTGACAATTCAATAGGTGAGTTTTATTCTGTTGCTGTCACCAACAATTATCAGCAGGCCGATACCGGTACAAAAATGATTCATTTAGGGAAAAATACCAAAAGTAGGATTGTTTCAAAAGGTATCTCAGCAGGAAAAAGTCAAAATTCTTATCGCGGATTGGTGGAAATATCGAAACGTGCTTCTAATGCCCGTAATTATTCTCAGTGCGACTCTATGCTTTTGGGTGATAGATGTGGAGCACATACTTTTCCTTATATTGAGTGTAATAACTCTACTGCTACGGTTGAACATGAGGCTACAACCTCAAAAATTGGTGAAGATCAATTGTTCTATTGCAATCAGCGGGGAATTGATTCCGAAACAGCCGTGGCTTTGATTATCAACGGTTACGCCAAGGAAGTACTTAATCAGCTCCCTATGGAATTTGCGGTGGAAGCACAAAAACTTCTTGAGATTTCACTCGAAGGATCAGTAGGTTGA
- a CDS encoding DUF2384 domain-containing protein, translating into MESMVNDVLVPYQRLARFDNDPFAILREIHVGVTYEDFESVLNTHPFSIMEWAGFLHVSERTLLRYKVDNKRFDEPLSERIIQIHNLYKKGLETFGEKESLDIWLNAKNIALGGLIPKSLFNSSYGIEILSNELTRISYGVFA; encoded by the coding sequence ATGGAAAGCATGGTAAATGACGTATTGGTACCTTATCAGAGGTTGGCCAGGTTTGATAATGATCCTTTTGCAATCTTAAGGGAAATTCATGTGGGAGTAACCTATGAAGATTTTGAGAGTGTTCTCAATACTCATCCTTTTTCAATCATGGAATGGGCTGGTTTTCTGCATGTATCAGAACGTACGCTGCTTCGTTATAAAGTTGACAATAAGCGTTTTGATGAACCTCTTTCAGAACGCATAATCCAAATTCATAATTTATATAAAAAAGGTCTTGAAACTTTCGGAGAAAAAGAAAGTTTAGATATTTGGCTAAATGCTAAAAATATTGCTTTAGGTGGCCTTATCCCTAAAAGCCTTTTTAATTCTTCCTATGGAATTGAAATTCTATCCAATGAGCTTACACGCATCAGTTATGGGGTTTTTGCATGA
- a CDS encoding RES family NAD+ phosphorylase yields the protein MKVFRLSKAEFSGDLSGKGAEIAGGRWNPKGIAVVYTSDSRALCMAEVAVHIPMGLIPKDYKIVEIEIPEDKILEVSKESLPENWNAYPEIIETKKIGEEWVKSSEFLILKVPSAVVEGDFNYLINPRNKDINQVKINSVKEFRFDSRLFQK from the coding sequence ATGAAAGTTTTTAGATTATCGAAGGCAGAATTTTCCGGAGATTTGTCAGGTAAAGGAGCTGAAATTGCCGGCGGGAGATGGAATCCTAAAGGGATAGCTGTGGTTTATACTTCTGATTCGAGGGCATTGTGTATGGCTGAAGTTGCGGTACATATTCCTATGGGATTAATTCCGAAAGACTATAAAATAGTTGAAATTGAGATTCCGGAAGACAAGATTCTTGAGGTGTCAAAAGAAAGTTTGCCAGAAAACTGGAATGCTTATCCTGAAATAATTGAAACAAAAAAAATCGGCGAAGAATGGGTAAAAAGTTCAGAATTTTTAATTTTAAAAGTACCTTCTGCTGTTGTTGAAGGCGATTTTAATTATTTGATTAATCCACGTAATAAAGATATTAATCAGGTGAAAATAAATTCTGTAAAAGAATTCAGATTTGATTCCAGATTATTTCAAAAATAA
- a CDS encoding SDR family oxidoreductase, whose translation MHLDLTGKKIIVTGASSGIGFAISESLLKSGATVALHYNSGKNGIELLLEKYKNAIAYHADLSKTENCISLFEKIEKEFDKIDMLVQNAGIFEEHATHISNENWLEIWQKTIKINLDAVGILTKLSIEHYKRNQGGRIVYVASRAAFRGETEENLAYAASKGGVVSLARTVARSFGKYGITSFILAPGFTETPMAEEYILKHGIESLINESSIKKLTQPEDIAPIVNLIAAGFMDHATGSTIDFNAGSYIH comes from the coding sequence ATGCATTTAGATTTAACAGGTAAAAAAATAATTGTAACTGGTGCCAGCAGCGGTATTGGATTTGCGATTTCCGAAAGTCTTTTAAAATCAGGAGCAACCGTGGCATTGCATTATAATTCGGGTAAAAATGGCATTGAACTACTTCTTGAAAAATACAAAAACGCAATAGCTTATCATGCGGATCTCAGTAAAACAGAGAACTGCATTTCACTATTCGAAAAGATTGAAAAAGAATTTGATAAAATAGACATGTTGGTACAAAATGCCGGGATATTTGAAGAACACGCTACGCACATTAGCAATGAAAATTGGCTTGAAATCTGGCAAAAAACCATAAAGATCAACCTTGATGCGGTGGGAATTCTTACCAAATTATCCATCGAGCATTACAAGAGAAATCAAGGAGGCAGGATTGTTTACGTTGCTTCCAGAGCTGCGTTCCGAGGTGAAACTGAAGAAAACCTGGCCTATGCGGCATCAAAAGGCGGGGTGGTTTCTTTGGCAAGAACAGTTGCAAGGTCGTTTGGAAAATATGGTATCACTTCATTTATTTTGGCACCAGGTTTTACAGAAACTCCAATGGCAGAGGAATATATATTAAAACATGGAATAGAAAGCCTGATCAACGAATCTTCAATAAAAAAGCTTACACAGCCAGAAGATATTGCTCCCATTGTAAATCTGATTGCTGCCGGATTTATGGATCACGCCACCGGAAGCACCATTGATTTTAATGCCGGAAGCTACATTCATTAA
- the mtgA gene encoding monofunctional biosynthetic peptidoglycan transglycosylase, with translation MANTKRKPITSVRKNKSIVTKLRSFAFKAIKYFLIVSIGSVVVFKFVPIPFTWTMVDQKMTSIGNGEDSEINYSWRSYSKINKEMPLAVVAAEDQLFPDHFGFDFKSMQNAFKHNLKGKKVRGASTISQQTAKNVFLWQGRSYVRKVLEVYFTFLIEVIWGKERILEVYVNVAEMGKNTFGAEAAAKKYFGKSAQNLTRNDAAKLAAILPSPRKWSVTNPGPYVSRRIPKITRQMRALGGTAYLKGLRKF, from the coding sequence ATGGCGAATACAAAGCGAAAACCAATTACTTCAGTTAGAAAAAATAAATCAATAGTAACAAAACTAAGGAGTTTTGCCTTTAAAGCGATTAAATATTTTCTGATAGTTTCGATAGGGAGTGTGGTGGTTTTTAAGTTTGTGCCAATTCCATTTACCTGGACCATGGTAGACCAAAAAATGACCTCGATAGGTAATGGAGAAGATTCTGAAATAAATTATAGCTGGAGATCATACTCAAAAATAAATAAAGAAATGCCCCTGGCAGTAGTGGCTGCTGAAGATCAGCTTTTTCCTGATCATTTTGGGTTTGATTTTAAATCCATGCAAAATGCCTTTAAGCACAATCTGAAAGGTAAAAAAGTGCGGGGAGCGAGTACGATTTCTCAGCAAACGGCCAAGAATGTGTTTCTGTGGCAGGGGAGAAGTTATGTCAGAAAAGTGCTTGAAGTATATTTTACATTTTTGATTGAGGTGATTTGGGGAAAAGAAAGAATTCTGGAGGTATATGTCAACGTGGCCGAAATGGGCAAGAATACGTTTGGTGCCGAAGCTGCTGCAAAGAAATATTTTGGAAAATCTGCACAGAACTTGACCAGAAATGATGCTGCGAAACTGGCTGCTATTTTACCCAGTCCAAGAAAATGGTCTGTGACCAATCCAGGACCCTACGTAAGCCGCAGGATACCCAAAATCACCCGCCAGATGAGAGCATTGGGTGGAACGGCGTATTTAAAAGGATTGAGGAAGTTTTAA
- a CDS encoding glycoside hydrolase family 97 protein — MKKLLFFSSFLWIVASNWADAQTITSPDSKLSLSFSVKNSEAFYSLKFQDKVVVTDSKLGLRLLNSPDLNKGFSIKDTKTSTFKETWKPVWGEKKEYLNHYNELAVTLNQQPENREIVVRFRLFNDGLGFRYEFPQQTTLNYFVIKEEDTEFALAKDLKAWWIAADYDTEEYKYTESRLSQIPELFKGSYDGNASQTIVDNAVQSPLMLKNVEDNIYINVHEAALIGYSAMNLEIDFSNFTLKTHLTPDAQGAKGYIQTPFSSPWRTLVVSPNAEGMLDSKLILNLNEPCKIDDTKWIKPTKYMGVWFEMFLPGKSTWSYTDLDNVRLGVTDFKKMKPNGRHGANNANVKKYLDFASKNGFDAILVEGWNEGWEDWFGKSKEEVFDFVTTYPDFDVKMLNEYARQKGMKIIMHHETSGAATNYERRMDDAFAFMHKYGYNAIKSGYVGNIIPRGEHHYSQWMVEHYQRVIEKTAANKIMIDSHESVHLTGLHRTWPNFIAAEAARGTEYETFGGLNPDHTTILPFTRLMGGPMDYTPGVFQTKLNYYDPKVTRQISTTLAKQLAFYVTMYSPLQMAADLPENYARFMDAFQFIKDVAVDWDDSKILAAEPGDYIHIARKAKGKDEWYIGGITDESKRTYTVDFSFLDKGKTYEATIYEDAKDADYIDNPMAYHIYKQKVTKDSKISIQLARSGGYAISVKPVKIATKK, encoded by the coding sequence ATGAAAAAATTACTCTTTTTCTCTTCATTTCTATGGATTGTGGCATCCAATTGGGCCGATGCCCAAACCATCACTTCACCTGACAGCAAGCTTTCACTGAGTTTTTCGGTCAAAAATTCAGAAGCATTTTATAGTCTTAAATTTCAGGATAAAGTGGTAGTCACTGACTCAAAACTTGGCCTGAGGCTCCTCAATAGCCCCGATCTAAACAAAGGCTTCAGCATCAAAGACACCAAAACTTCGACCTTTAAAGAAACCTGGAAGCCTGTTTGGGGAGAAAAAAAAGAATATCTCAATCATTACAATGAACTGGCAGTAACCCTCAACCAACAACCCGAAAACCGGGAGATTGTTGTTCGCTTCCGCCTATTCAATGACGGCCTGGGATTCAGATATGAATTTCCGCAACAAACTACCCTCAACTACTTCGTAATCAAAGAAGAAGACACAGAATTTGCCCTGGCAAAAGACCTCAAAGCCTGGTGGATAGCTGCCGATTACGACACCGAAGAATACAAATATACAGAGTCAAGACTCAGTCAAATACCTGAGCTTTTCAAAGGTAGCTACGATGGCAACGCATCCCAAACTATCGTCGACAACGCCGTTCAGTCGCCCTTAATGCTCAAAAACGTTGAAGACAACATCTATATCAATGTACACGAGGCTGCCCTTATTGGTTACTCGGCCATGAATCTGGAGATTGACTTCAGCAACTTCACGCTAAAAACTCACCTCACTCCTGATGCTCAGGGAGCAAAAGGATACATTCAGACCCCATTTTCTTCGCCATGGAGAACTCTGGTAGTAAGCCCAAATGCCGAAGGCATGCTGGATTCCAAGCTCATTCTTAACCTCAACGAACCCTGCAAAATCGACGATACCAAATGGATAAAACCCACCAAATACATGGGTGTATGGTTTGAAATGTTTCTTCCCGGAAAAAGCACCTGGTCATATACCGACCTCGACAATGTGAGATTGGGCGTAACCGACTTCAAAAAAATGAAACCCAATGGTCGCCATGGAGCCAACAATGCCAACGTCAAAAAATATCTTGATTTTGCGTCTAAAAATGGTTTTGATGCCATTTTAGTCGAAGGATGGAACGAAGGCTGGGAAGATTGGTTTGGAAAATCAAAAGAGGAAGTGTTTGATTTCGTAACTACCTACCCTGATTTCGATGTCAAAATGCTCAATGAATATGCACGCCAGAAAGGCATGAAAATCATCATGCATCACGAAACATCTGGTGCTGCCACCAATTATGAACGACGTATGGACGATGCCTTTGCATTCATGCACAAATACGGCTACAATGCCATCAAGTCGGGTTATGTGGGCAATATTATCCCTCGCGGTGAGCACCATTACAGCCAATGGATGGTAGAGCACTACCAAAGAGTAATCGAAAAAACCGCCGCCAATAAAATCATGATTGACTCCCACGAGTCGGTGCATTTGACCGGCTTACACCGCACCTGGCCTAATTTTATAGCAGCAGAAGCAGCTCGTGGCACCGAATACGAGACCTTCGGTGGACTCAATCCTGACCACACCACCATCCTTCCATTTACGAGGTTGATGGGTGGGCCTATGGACTACACACCAGGGGTATTCCAGACCAAACTCAATTACTATGACCCTAAAGTGACCCGCCAGATAAGCACCACGCTGGCCAAGCAGCTGGCATTTTATGTGACCATGTACAGTCCGCTGCAGATGGCCGCCGACTTGCCCGAAAACTACGCCCGCTTTATGGACGCATTCCAGTTTATCAAAGACGTGGCCGTAGATTGGGACGACAGCAAAATACTCGCCGCCGAACCTGGCGACTACATCCATATCGCCCGCAAAGCCAAAGGCAAAGACGAGTGGTACATAGGTGGTATCACCGATGAAAGCAAACGCACCTATACCGTCGATTTCTCGTTTCTTGATAAAGGAAAAACCTACGAAGCCACCATCTATGAAGACGCCAAAGATGCCGACTATATCGACAATCCTATGGCCTATCATATTTATAAACAGAAAGTTACGAAAGACAGCAAAATCAGCATTCAGTTGGCACGAAGCGGCGGTTACGCCATCAGTGTGAAGCCGGTGAAAATTGCCACAAAAAAATAA
- a CDS encoding MmcQ/YjbR family DNA-binding protein, with the protein MSTPEFESLCLSLPEAEKGPHFENVAFKVKGKIFATLNTKESRATLKFKPEEQNIYLKINPEAIFPVPNKWGKHGWTHLLYTQISKEIALELLKIAYVSVAPPKLKQVINFA; encoded by the coding sequence ATGAGCACGCCGGAGTTCGAATCCCTCTGCCTTTCTTTACCGGAAGCCGAAAAAGGGCCGCATTTTGAAAATGTAGCATTCAAAGTCAAAGGCAAAATATTTGCAACACTCAATACAAAAGAAAGTCGGGCTACGCTCAAATTCAAACCTGAAGAACAAAACATTTATCTCAAAATCAACCCTGAGGCCATTTTCCCCGTTCCCAACAAATGGGGAAAACACGGCTGGACTCATCTACTCTATACTCAAATCTCAAAAGAAATCGCTCTCGAACTACTCAAAATAGCATATGTGAGCGTGGCACCGCCAAAATTGAAACAGGTTATCAATTTTGCCTAA
- a CDS encoding DUF4494 domain-containing protein: protein MSTWYLAKIKFIQQDEKGNQRPITQQYLFDAVSYTDAEARAYDYCAQDLPEFQLVGLTKMKFNEVFLVDNNAELWFKARAQYIVFDEKSQKDKKVPFNFLLNAQDIKEVYGLLVEKLGSVQDYIISDINVTKILDVIPYEEKEMEDKPLPPNLKPLSEVIANLESETPPAE from the coding sequence ATGTCAACCTGGTATCTCGCAAAAATCAAATTTATTCAACAAGACGAAAAAGGAAACCAACGTCCGATCACGCAACAATATCTTTTTGATGCAGTTTCTTATACTGATGCAGAAGCCAGAGCGTATGACTATTGTGCTCAGGATTTGCCTGAATTTCAGCTGGTTGGTCTCACTAAAATGAAATTCAACGAAGTTTTTCTGGTGGATAACAACGCCGAGCTCTGGTTTAAAGCTCGTGCTCAATACATAGTTTTTGACGAAAAAAGCCAGAAAGACAAAAAGGTACCTTTCAATTTCCTCCTCAATGCACAGGACATCAAAGAAGTGTATGGTCTTTTGGTTGAAAAACTAGGCTCAGTTCAAGACTACATCATTTCTGATATCAACGTCACCAAAATCCTGGATGTGATTCCTTATGAAGAAAAAGAGATGGAAGACAAACCGCTTCCTCCCAATCTTAAACCTTTGAGTGAAGTCATAGCCAATCTAGAGTCAGAAACCCCTCCGGCAGAATAA